One part of the Fusobacterium pseudoperiodonticum genome encodes these proteins:
- a CDS encoding TetR/AcrR family transcriptional regulator, giving the protein MSFDTEKKILILEKAKDMIITEGYSNLSINKLTSELGISKGSFYTYFPSKDNMLAEILDEYSKNTEVFSENLASNSNSIDECLDYYVNSMLNLNDRDLKLELVMTSLKRNYEVFNEENFIRLKNTAHKTIDFIKILLKKYKKSINIKEKDMEKCSKMIFSITEVFLMMQNINFENNKFLSKSLDEVKDLYRSQEMKENLEFIKESIKKNFI; this is encoded by the coding sequence ATGAGTTTCGATACTGAAAAGAAAATTCTTATTTTAGAAAAAGCAAAAGATATGATAATTACAGAAGGTTATTCTAACTTATCAATAAACAAACTGACATCAGAATTAGGTATATCAAAAGGTAGCTTCTACACTTATTTTCCTTCAAAGGATAATATGCTAGCTGAAATATTAGATGAATATTCAAAAAATACAGAAGTTTTCAGTGAAAACTTAGCTTCAAATTCTAATAGTATAGATGAATGTTTGGATTACTATGTAAATTCTATGCTTAATTTAAACGACAGAGATTTAAAATTAGAATTAGTAATGACAAGTTTAAAAAGAAACTATGAGGTTTTTAATGAAGAAAATTTTATTAGACTAAAAAATACAGCACATAAAACAATAGATTTTATAAAGATTCTTTTAAAGAAATATAAGAAGTCTATAAATATTAAAGAAAAAGATATGGAAAAATGTTCTAAGATGATATTTAGTATCACTGAAGTATTTTTAATGATGCAAAATATTAATTTTGAAAATAATAAGTTTTTATCAAAAAGTTTAGATGAGGTTAAAGACTTATACAGAAGTCAAGAGATGAAAGAAAATCTTGAATTTATAAAAGAAAGTATTAAAAAAAATTTTATATAG